Proteins encoded by one window of Cervus canadensis isolate Bull #8, Minnesota chromosome 18, ASM1932006v1, whole genome shotgun sequence:
- the SIGLECL1 gene encoding LOW QUALITY PROTEIN: SIGLEC family-like protein 1 (The sequence of the model RefSeq protein was modified relative to this genomic sequence to represent the inferred CDS: inserted 2 bases in 1 codon), which translates to MAPPGLHLAPTRLLDSSCSLKKTLQCSCSFRGTPTPSVRWRVGGAPVVMNRTGLRVTSATLGPWANSTIHLTEPPETGMSLLCEGRNPEGTHTLTILLKSGRSSLVAQTFMKGLVRGVFYGAIGVTLLFLCLIPLIVKHIRMKQAKKIAAMKAEKSXHQGLKKSLRPKEPGKSRVTPSPEH; encoded by the exons ATGGCGCCGCCAGGGCTCCACCTGG CCCCCACCAGGCTGCTTGATTCCTCCTGCTCCTTGAAGAAGACTCTGCAGTGCAGCTGTTCCTTCCGGGGGACCCCCACGCCCTCCGTGCGGTGGCGGGTGGGGGGCGCTCCCGTGGTCATGAACCGCACAGGCCTTCGGGTGACTTCTGCCACACTTGGCCCCTGGGCCAACAGCACCATCCATctgactgagccacctgaaaCAGGCATGAGCCtgctctgtgagggcaggaacCCAGAGGGAACCCACACCCTGACCATCCTGCTGAAGTCAG GAAGGAGTTCTTTGGTTGCCCAGACTTTCATGAAAGGGCTGGTTCGGGGCGTGTTCTACGGAGCCATCGGAGTTACACTGCTCTTCCTCTGCCTCATCCCACTCAT AGTGAAACATAtcagaatgaagcaggcaaagaAAATTGCAGCAATGAAGGCAGAAAAGAG CCACCAAGGACTCAAGAAGTCTCTAAGGCCCAAGGAACCAGGAAAATCCAGAGTCACCCCATCTCCTGAGCACTAG